One region of Bacillus zhangzhouensis genomic DNA includes:
- a CDS encoding PadR family transcriptional regulator, with protein MNAQLKKGLLEFCVLAVLKKGDSYGYQIIKDMSHCIEISESTLYPILKRLEQNNYVETYSQEHNSRLRKYYRMTESGREHMAQFLEEWDQVMAIYDFISGGQGNE; from the coding sequence ATGAATGCACAATTAAAAAAAGGATTATTGGAATTTTGTGTACTGGCGGTATTAAAGAAAGGCGATTCCTATGGTTATCAAATCATTAAAGATATGTCCCATTGTATTGAGATTTCAGAATCGACATTGTATCCGATTTTAAAGCGTTTAGAGCAAAACAATTATGTGGAGACCTATTCCCAGGAACATAACAGTCGATTAAGAAAATACTACCGCATGACAGAAAGCGGGCGGGAGCATATGGCGCAGTTTTTAGAGGAATGGGATCAGGTGATGGCGATTTACGACTTTATTTCTGGAGGACAGGGCAATGAATAA
- a CDS encoding APC family permease, protein MNDLHRRMGTFALMMVGLGSIIGSGWLFGAWRAAQIAGPAAILSWLIGMVVILFIALSYSELGSMFPEAGGMVKYTQYSHGSFIGFIAAWANWIAIVSVIPVEAVASVQYMSSWPWEWAKWTTHLVIKGVLTTEGLMVASVLLVIYFLLNYWTVGLFSKANTFITVFKIVIPGLTIGALLFVGFHSGNFTSGTSIAPNGWASVLTAVATSGIVFAFNGFQSPINMAGEAKNPGRSIPIAIVGSIFIATVIYVLLQVAFIGAVDPSMIVNGWGHLNFNSPFADLAIALGINWLVLILYADAFVSPSGTGITYTATTSRMIYGMEKNKYMPSVLGRLHPIYGVPRPAMFFNLAVSFIFLFLFRGWGVLAEIISVATLISYLTGPVTVMTLRKTGTDLYRPLRIKGLSIIAPLGFVFASLTLYWARWPLTGQVLLIILIGLPIYFYYQAKVKWKDFGRNFKAGAWMVVYLLVMMTISCLGSDKFGGYNVIHYGWDMALITVVALLFYMWALKSGYETEFLADAKKINDELRASQKEVAGTKE, encoded by the coding sequence ATGAATGATTTGCATCGTAGGATGGGAACTTTCGCTTTAATGATGGTAGGTCTTGGCTCAATCATTGGTTCAGGATGGCTCTTTGGTGCTTGGCGTGCGGCTCAAATCGCCGGCCCTGCTGCTATTTTATCCTGGTTGATTGGGATGGTTGTGATTTTATTTATTGCTTTGTCTTATAGTGAACTCGGATCGATGTTTCCAGAGGCAGGCGGAATGGTGAAATATACGCAATATTCACACGGATCTTTTATTGGGTTTATTGCAGCTTGGGCGAACTGGATCGCTATTGTCTCCGTGATACCGGTTGAGGCGGTTGCTTCCGTCCAGTACATGAGCTCATGGCCTTGGGAATGGGCAAAGTGGACAACCCATTTGGTCATAAAAGGGGTGTTGACGACAGAAGGGCTTATGGTTGCCAGTGTGCTTCTTGTGATTTACTTTCTGCTTAATTATTGGACAGTTGGGTTATTTTCAAAAGCGAATACATTCATTACCGTGTTTAAAATCGTCATTCCAGGATTAACAATTGGTGCGCTCTTATTCGTAGGTTTTCATAGCGGTAATTTTACTTCAGGAACAAGTATTGCTCCTAACGGCTGGGCGAGTGTGCTAACAGCTGTTGCGACATCTGGGATTGTGTTTGCCTTCAATGGCTTCCAAAGCCCGATTAATATGGCCGGTGAGGCAAAAAATCCAGGCCGGTCGATTCCAATTGCCATTGTCGGATCGATTTTTATTGCGACTGTGATTTATGTTCTTTTACAAGTTGCTTTTATCGGTGCTGTCGATCCATCTATGATTGTGAATGGATGGGGCCATCTGAATTTCAACTCGCCATTTGCGGACCTTGCCATTGCGCTTGGGATTAACTGGCTTGTTCTGATTTTATATGCGGATGCGTTTGTGTCACCTTCTGGTACAGGGATTACGTATACCGCAACGACGTCTCGTATGATTTATGGAATGGAAAAAAACAAATACATGCCAAGTGTGCTTGGTCGTCTTCACCCTATTTACGGCGTGCCTCGTCCAGCAATGTTTTTTAACTTAGCCGTATCGTTTATCTTTCTGTTTTTATTTAGAGGCTGGGGTGTACTTGCTGAAATTATCTCTGTCGCTACACTCATTTCTTATCTGACTGGACCAGTGACCGTCATGACGCTGAGAAAGACAGGGACAGATTTATATCGTCCGCTTCGAATAAAAGGACTCAGCATCATTGCTCCTTTAGGTTTTGTCTTTGCCTCATTGACCCTGTATTGGGCGAGATGGCCGTTAACAGGTCAGGTGCTGCTCATTATTCTCATCGGTCTTCCTATCTATTTTTACTATCAAGCAAAAGTGAAGTGGAAAGACTTCGGCCGCAACTTTAAGGCGGGTGCTTGGATGGTTGTGTACCTGCTTGTGATGATGACGATTTCCTGTCTTGGCAGTGACAAATTCGGCGGTTATAACGTCATTCATTATGGCTGGGACATGGCACTTATTACAGTGGTTGCTCTGCTATTTTATATGTGGGCACTCAAAAGCGGATATGAAACAGAATTTTTAGCGGATGCGAAAAAAATCAATGATGAACTGCGCGCTTCTCAGAAAGAAGTAGCAGGAACCAAAGAATAA
- a CDS encoding S8 family serine peptidase gives MKRNIMIIIAFLLALTTALPFHSQAAAPSKETDIIIVYKNQKGKQTAIEESEKVNAQYIHLPAVAVTADEQAVTSLKKDPNIAYVSKNIKVQLAASTVKKTAATTNQNTLVQKSYNLQKLNIKQAIKEGVTGKNVKVAVLDTGIFSHEDLKVSDGKSFVNYTSSYKDDEGHGTHVAGTIGALNNDYGTVGVASGVKLYAVKVLDKKGEGDLSSLLRGIDWAITNKMDIINLSLGFEDNIPILHSAVDEAYKKGLLVVAASGNDGKKNHISYPAAYNSVIAVSATTDKDKLASISNTGKGIEFSAPGENVISTYLKNEYWYATGTSQAAPHVTGMLALLKQLHPKKTNAQLRTLLRSYTVDLGAKGKDSQFGYGRVQYVPQSTFLKAATSAVKKAETSKKQADVNQAKTRIGRLTASKQKTALTERVKKVQTAIDIRLARAKVQTAEKYKTQGAIKSAQTAIKKLNKGKEKTSLQNRLDKVKKQVAYQKKVTDAKQKVKKAEAKRTKKTKAAAQIAVKQLKTSKTKTNLQKRLNRIKV, from the coding sequence TTGAAAAGGAACATAATGATCATCATCGCGTTTCTTCTTGCGCTGACAACTGCTTTGCCCTTCCATTCGCAGGCAGCTGCACCATCAAAAGAAACAGATATCATCATCGTCTATAAAAATCAAAAAGGAAAACAAACAGCTATTGAGGAAAGTGAGAAAGTGAACGCACAGTACATACATCTTCCCGCTGTCGCTGTGACAGCAGATGAACAAGCGGTCACCTCACTCAAAAAAGACCCAAACATCGCTTACGTCTCAAAAAACATAAAGGTTCAACTCGCGGCTTCTACTGTGAAAAAAACAGCCGCTACTACTAATCAAAATACATTGGTACAAAAATCTTACAACCTGCAAAAACTAAATATAAAGCAAGCAATAAAAGAAGGCGTCACTGGTAAAAATGTAAAAGTAGCCGTTTTAGATACTGGTATTTTCTCACACGAGGATTTAAAGGTCTCCGACGGTAAATCATTCGTAAACTACACATCCTCTTATAAAGATGATGAAGGACATGGCACACATGTCGCCGGCACGATTGGTGCGCTTAATAACGATTATGGAACAGTCGGTGTCGCTTCTGGTGTGAAGCTGTATGCTGTGAAAGTGTTAGATAAAAAAGGGGAAGGCGACCTATCTAGTCTGCTTCGAGGCATTGATTGGGCGATTACCAACAAAATGGATATTATTAATTTAAGTTTAGGCTTTGAAGACAATATCCCTATCTTGCATTCAGCAGTGGATGAAGCATATAAAAAAGGACTGCTTGTGGTCGCTGCAAGCGGAAATGATGGAAAAAAAAATCATATTAGCTACCCAGCCGCTTACAATAGTGTCATTGCCGTTTCTGCAACGACTGACAAAGACAAACTCGCGTCTATCTCGAATACAGGGAAAGGCATTGAATTTTCTGCCCCTGGCGAGAACGTCATTAGCACATATTTGAAAAATGAGTATTGGTATGCAACGGGTACATCACAAGCTGCACCGCATGTCACAGGAATGCTGGCACTGTTAAAGCAGCTTCATCCGAAGAAAACAAATGCACAGCTTCGCACTTTATTGCGCAGCTATACAGTGGATCTTGGCGCAAAAGGGAAGGATTCACAATTCGGCTATGGTCGCGTGCAATATGTGCCGCAATCCACCTTTTTAAAGGCTGCGACCAGTGCTGTCAAAAAAGCCGAAACATCAAAAAAGCAGGCAGATGTCAATCAAGCCAAAACAAGAATTGGCCGACTCACTGCAAGCAAACAAAAAACAGCACTCACAGAACGGGTGAAGAAAGTACAAACAGCCATTGATATCCGCTTGGCACGTGCAAAGGTTCAAACAGCTGAAAAATACAAAACACAAGGCGCTATTAAAAGCGCCCAAACAGCCATCAAAAAACTAAACAAAGGGAAAGAAAAAACAAGCCTGCAAAACCGGCTCGACAAAGTCAAAAAACAAGTTGCTTATCAAAAGAAAGTGACAGACGCTAAACAAAAGGTCAAAAAAGCGGAAGCCAAACGAACAAAGAAAACAAAAGCAGCGGCTCAAATCGCTGTCAAACAGCTAAAAACCTCCAAAACAAAAACCAATTTACAAAAACGATTAAACCGTATTAAGGTTTAA
- a CDS encoding GNAT family N-acetyltransferase, with translation MNQQELIIRQAVKEDHEAITRVLIKSYAQYEPQFTEEGWQNYSAALTAAVDNPNMELMLVAELDGKVVGTLQMFRSSEQAYEKPEMGITSAIVRFLGVDPDVRGKGIAESLLRKSIELTQSWGENVLYLHTSDKMQAAIRLYERMGFERALDKEFVNQHGTHVKSYQYVIKKEQPAGS, from the coding sequence ATGAACCAGCAAGAACTGATCATTCGTCAAGCAGTCAAAGAAGATCATGAGGCCATCACACGCGTGCTGATCAAATCCTATGCACAGTATGAGCCTCAATTTACAGAGGAAGGGTGGCAAAATTACTCTGCCGCGCTTACAGCAGCTGTAGATAATCCGAACATGGAGCTGATGCTGGTGGCGGAGCTTGACGGCAAGGTCGTGGGGACGCTTCAAATGTTCCGATCATCAGAGCAAGCATATGAAAAACCCGAAATGGGCATTACATCAGCCATCGTCCGGTTTTTAGGAGTAGATCCCGATGTCAGGGGAAAAGGCATTGCAGAGTCATTGCTGCGTAAAAGTATTGAACTGACGCAATCATGGGGCGAAAATGTCCTGTATCTTCACACATCTGATAAAATGCAGGCCGCCATTCGCCTATATGAAAGAATGGGCTTTGAGCGTGCGCTTGATAAAGAATTTGTGAACCAACATGGGACGCATGTCAAGAGCTATCAATATGTGATCAAGAAAGAGCAGCCGGCTGGTTCATAA
- a CDS encoding DUF1700 domain-containing protein: protein MNKKEFLSSLKKHLHLLGDKDSDRFIEYYDEMIEDYQEDGYSEQEAVHQVGQPAIIAEGIMKEQGIKTVQVPTFGEKATRLSILILGFPLWGSILATVFLLILSVYMVIWCIPLVTGALTLTGLLGGFWSIIGSPFIFQDGLHVVVTQVGVGILLLGVGLLSGIATAYLTKLFVQMTIQTTKAFMGMFRKKVVRI, encoded by the coding sequence ATGAATAAAAAAGAATTTTTGAGCAGCCTAAAGAAGCATCTGCATCTTCTAGGCGACAAAGATAGTGATCGGTTTATCGAATACTACGATGAAATGATTGAGGATTATCAGGAAGATGGCTACAGTGAACAGGAAGCGGTTCATCAAGTCGGGCAGCCTGCCATCATCGCTGAAGGAATTATGAAGGAACAAGGAATAAAAACCGTTCAGGTGCCCACGTTTGGAGAAAAAGCCACAAGACTCTCCATTCTCATTTTAGGCTTTCCGTTATGGGGCAGTATTCTAGCAACAGTCTTCCTGCTGATTCTTTCTGTGTATATGGTAATTTGGTGCATTCCACTCGTGACAGGTGCATTGACGCTTACTGGTCTGCTCGGCGGTTTTTGGAGTATCATTGGTTCTCCATTTATTTTTCAGGACGGTTTGCATGTGGTGGTGACGCAGGTTGGTGTAGGTATTCTTCTATTAGGTGTCGGATTATTAAGCGGCATAGCCACGGCGTACTTGACAAAGCTATTTGTGCAAATGACTATTCAAACCACTAAGGCATTCATGGGGATGTTTAGAAAGAAGGTCGTGAGAATATGA
- a CDS encoding S8 family serine peptidase, with amino-acid sequence MFKKQVKSCVVVLMAIILCMAALPGYEAAAASHGTSVNEAIGLKNGEVISGTLQNEKDESWYQIKPSAQEVAKHTHMQISVKSKQVLSVSVYPSKDRAMKDDTYSRYRVDTASGETEINFPHAWSGPYYVKVLYLGSEEDSRDEEEDAAYTIGYKGANLPPSEPVFPEEDEPEIIIIEKKYGRDILQSIRTIEDKRFNETKEGRKLSRLLQKTKPFLKSKLIKHQKEQQKVYNHLLTLKTLLSDVEKNGAFSGHIVTEKEQQAIRSLFDMLKEASPAYLKKQLEAASQKIVIDQLEEKSVGYVLEKQKLVKEEKVKTNKIIFKLKDGQTLQSAKKKMKSYGIQENRVTSQSISPLFKGMYVYDVSAGQASLKAGKAVIKSTARKLSSMPNVEFAEPVQTYRALSNDVQYRYQWPLKNSAQNSGKKGADVKYEQMNTLIGTSKMKQTLIAVVDTGVDSRLTDLSGTVRTDLGANLIGRNKDAIDDNGHGTHVAGIIAAKFHNHYSMAGLNQHTGIIPVKVLDAYGFGDTEHIALGIKHAVDKGAKVINMSLGGYYSRVIEYALNYAAQRNVLVVAASGNDGVPEMGYPATSKYAMAIGASNRMDIAAEFSSYGKGLSMSAPGSDIPSLMPDGNVSYLSGTSMATPYVAAAAGLLLSKNPSLKPNQVRNLLQRTADDISFKSIDGKDDVFYDENEEPIVDPKIPGIDWMTGHGRLNAFAALSAVELNASVSKVEDQHQKVTGKAKAGAAISVYRGKTLLGKGTAGKKGTFSVKIKHQNKNKVLHIKISKGKAATMLKTVVKKGKAPAKPKVSKVTVKSKAVKGTAGAGLTIKVKNKSKKVIKTVKTNSKGAFTARIKPQKAKTVLYVTASDVRKRESKAVKVVVKK; translated from the coding sequence ATGTTCAAAAAGCAGGTCAAATCCTGTGTGGTGGTACTTATGGCCATCATTCTATGTATGGCAGCATTACCTGGATACGAGGCAGCAGCTGCTAGTCATGGAACAAGTGTCAATGAAGCCATTGGGTTAAAAAATGGTGAAGTCATCTCAGGTACATTACAAAATGAAAAGGATGAGTCGTGGTACCAAATCAAGCCATCTGCACAAGAGGTGGCAAAACATACACACATGCAAATTTCTGTGAAAAGTAAACAAGTGCTGTCCGTATCGGTTTATCCAAGTAAGGACAGAGCGATGAAGGATGACACATATTCAAGATATCGTGTGGACACAGCAAGCGGAGAGACAGAGATCAATTTTCCGCATGCATGGTCAGGTCCCTATTATGTCAAAGTGCTCTATTTAGGGTCAGAGGAAGACAGCCGTGATGAGGAAGAGGATGCGGCATATACAATCGGATATAAAGGGGCTAATCTTCCGCCTTCTGAACCTGTTTTTCCTGAAGAAGATGAGCCTGAAATCATCATTATTGAGAAAAAGTACGGGCGTGACATTCTTCAATCGATTCGTACAATCGAAGATAAACGATTCAATGAAACAAAAGAAGGTCGGAAGCTTTCGCGTCTGCTCCAAAAGACAAAACCGTTTCTCAAATCGAAACTCATCAAACATCAAAAAGAGCAGCAAAAGGTATACAATCATCTGCTCACATTAAAAACACTGCTAAGTGACGTAGAGAAAAATGGTGCATTTAGTGGTCATATCGTAACAGAAAAAGAACAACAGGCGATCCGCTCCCTTTTTGATATGCTCAAAGAAGCAAGTCCGGCATATTTAAAAAAGCAATTAGAAGCCGCCAGCCAAAAAATTGTCATCGATCAGCTTGAAGAAAAGTCAGTTGGTTATGTATTAGAGAAACAAAAGCTTGTAAAAGAAGAGAAGGTTAAAACGAATAAGATCATTTTTAAATTAAAGGATGGCCAAACACTTCAATCTGCGAAAAAGAAAATGAAAAGCTACGGCATCCAAGAAAACCGTGTGACATCACAGTCAATCAGTCCTTTATTCAAAGGAATGTATGTCTATGATGTGTCAGCAGGGCAAGCATCACTAAAAGCAGGCAAAGCGGTCATCAAGAGCACGGCAAGAAAGCTCTCAAGCATGCCGAATGTTGAATTTGCAGAGCCTGTTCAAACCTATCGTGCGCTAAGCAACGACGTGCAATATCGTTACCAGTGGCCCTTGAAAAATAGTGCGCAAAACAGCGGGAAGAAAGGCGCAGATGTCAAATATGAACAAATGAATACACTGATTGGCACAAGCAAAATGAAGCAAACATTAATTGCTGTTGTGGATACAGGTGTAGACAGCCGTTTGACAGATTTAAGCGGGACTGTTCGTACAGACTTAGGTGCGAATCTCATTGGGCGAAACAAAGATGCGATTGATGACAATGGACACGGTACGCATGTGGCAGGCATCATTGCCGCAAAATTTCATAACCATTACTCAATGGCAGGTCTCAACCAACATACGGGCATCATTCCGGTGAAGGTGCTGGATGCCTATGGCTTTGGCGATACAGAGCATATTGCACTTGGAATCAAGCATGCAGTGGACAAAGGCGCAAAGGTCATCAACATGAGCCTTGGCGGCTACTACAGCAGAGTGATTGAATATGCGCTGAATTACGCTGCTCAAAGAAATGTACTAGTGGTCGCGGCGAGTGGAAATGATGGTGTACCAGAAATGGGCTACCCGGCGACGTCAAAATACGCAATGGCGATTGGCGCAAGCAACCGCATGGATATTGCCGCTGAATTCTCGAGCTACGGTAAAGGATTAAGCATGTCAGCACCGGGTTCTGATATTCCAAGCTTAATGCCTGATGGGAATGTCTCATACCTTAGCGGGACATCAATGGCGACACCATATGTGGCAGCAGCAGCAGGGTTACTGCTTTCTAAAAATCCATCCTTAAAGCCAAATCAAGTGAGAAATCTTTTGCAACGTACAGCAGATGACATCTCATTTAAATCTATTGATGGAAAAGACGATGTTTTCTATGATGAAAACGAGGAGCCAATTGTCGATCCGAAAATCCCGGGAATCGATTGGATGACAGGACATGGCAGACTGAATGCATTTGCTGCCTTAAGTGCTGTCGAATTGAATGCATCTGTGAGCAAAGTGGAGGATCAGCACCAAAAGGTGACAGGTAAAGCAAAAGCCGGTGCTGCTATTTCTGTATATAGAGGCAAAACCCTGCTTGGAAAAGGCACAGCAGGCAAAAAGGGAACCTTTAGTGTGAAGATCAAGCATCAGAACAAAAACAAGGTCCTTCACATTAAGATTTCAAAAGGAAAGGCCGCTACGATGCTCAAAACCGTCGTGAAAAAAGGCAAAGCACCAGCTAAGCCGAAAGTGAGCAAAGTAACAGTCAAAAGTAAAGCGGTCAAAGGGACTGCGGGTGCAGGCTTGACCATTAAAGTGAAAAACAAATCAAAGAAAGTCATCAAAACAGTCAAAACCAATAGCAAGGGCGCATTTACTGCCCGAATAAAACCACAAAAAGCCAAAACGGTTTTATATGTGACTGCATCAGATGTGAGAAAAAGAGAAAGCAAAGCGGTAAAAGTGGTTGTGAAAAAATAA
- a CDS encoding multidrug effflux MFS transporter produces the protein MSSLSYPQESKKNRFLLAALLGSLTALAPLAMDMYLPALPHIARDFEASTALSQLSLMACLIGLALGQLIAGPISDTIGRRKPLIIGLIIFIAVSLLCTAVTSIWTFIVLRLIQGLAGSAGIVIARAIVRDHYEGSDMTKFFALLMLVNGVAPAAAPIAGGQILRFTTWQGVFVLLGILGALMLLRSIFSLQESLPAERRQTGGFQQIKSAMKILTSDRLFVGYALSQGLVFAAMFAYISGSPFVLQDIFSLSPQGFSAAFAVNSLGIITAGQVFARVAAKIGEEKVLRIGLLTAALGGVTLFFMISIDAGLYGILIPLFFVVSSVGIVGTSAPSLAMQHHGAHAGSAAALIGVAQMLLGACMTPLVGLAGSQTAFPMGLIIMLCDLGALCCYIFFVVRAKKRPA, from the coding sequence ATGAGTTCTTTATCTTATCCCCAAGAATCGAAAAAAAATCGGTTTCTCCTTGCTGCATTGCTCGGATCTTTAACAGCCCTTGCTCCGCTGGCAATGGATATGTATTTACCTGCTCTGCCTCATATTGCGCGTGATTTTGAGGCAAGTACTGCTCTATCCCAATTAAGTCTCATGGCTTGTCTCATTGGACTGGCGCTTGGCCAGCTGATTGCAGGCCCGATCAGTGATACGATTGGCAGAAGAAAGCCGCTGATAATTGGCTTGATTATCTTTATAGCCGTATCACTTCTTTGTACAGCGGTCACATCAATTTGGACGTTTATTGTGCTTAGATTGATTCAAGGACTTGCTGGTTCAGCAGGCATTGTCATTGCACGAGCCATCGTCCGCGATCATTATGAAGGATCAGACATGACGAAATTCTTTGCACTGCTGATGTTAGTCAACGGGGTTGCTCCGGCAGCAGCACCTATTGCGGGCGGACAGATTTTACGTTTCACGACATGGCAGGGTGTATTTGTACTACTAGGAATTCTCGGGGCATTGATGCTTTTGAGATCCATTTTTTCACTGCAAGAAAGCTTACCTGCGGAGCGCAGACAGACCGGGGGCTTTCAACAGATTAAAAGCGCTATGAAAATTTTAACCAGTGATCGTCTCTTTGTTGGGTATGCCCTCTCGCAGGGTCTTGTATTCGCAGCGATGTTTGCTTATATTTCTGGTTCACCGTTTGTGCTTCAGGATATTTTCAGCCTTTCTCCACAAGGATTTAGTGCGGCCTTTGCGGTAAATAGTCTTGGGATCATCACAGCTGGACAAGTATTTGCCCGAGTCGCTGCGAAAATCGGTGAAGAGAAAGTTCTTCGCATTGGATTGCTGACAGCTGCGTTAGGGGGAGTTACTTTATTTTTCATGATCTCAATTGATGCAGGATTGTACGGTATTCTGATTCCGCTGTTTTTTGTCGTCTCAAGCGTTGGAATTGTCGGTACCTCTGCCCCGTCTCTTGCGATGCAGCATCACGGGGCGCATGCAGGAAGTGCGGCTGCCCTGATCGGTGTGGCGCAAATGCTGCTAGGCGCTTGCATGACACCTCTTGTCGGACTAGCCGGCAGCCAAACAGCCTTTCCAATGGGTCTGATCATTATGCTTTGTGATCTAGGCGCACTTTGCTGTTATATCTTCTTTGTGGTCCGAGCGAAAAAAAGACCCGCATAA
- a CDS encoding Ig-like domain-containing protein encodes MKKMMFAFFLSLLLVFPAFAHAEETGAAPASVQVTSVTAADGGMVNYGSGSKYRVGSYYPATFKGTLKDASGNFMPNQPIQLYFEAAIKSFAQTAAGTTDENGQFSLTIQVPAGAGYRTYNNAGWSTHYYDIVPVTFTSNGIKLSSNVTSVYHLAYTSRY; translated from the coding sequence ATGAAAAAAATGATGTTTGCTTTCTTTCTATCATTGCTTCTCGTATTCCCAGCTTTTGCACATGCTGAGGAAACGGGAGCAGCACCAGCATCTGTACAAGTAACAAGTGTCACAGCAGCAGACGGAGGTATGGTCAATTACGGTTCTGGCAGTAAATATCGAGTGGGTTCATATTATCCAGCTACTTTTAAAGGAACACTAAAAGATGCAAGCGGAAACTTCATGCCTAATCAGCCCATCCAGCTTTATTTTGAAGCAGCCATCAAATCATTTGCCCAAACAGCGGCAGGCACAACAGATGAAAATGGACAATTTTCACTGACGATTCAAGTTCCTGCAGGTGCAGGCTACCGTACATATAATAATGCAGGCTGGTCTACACATTATTACGATATCGTTCCAGTGACGTTCACTTCAAACGGTATCAAGCTATCATCAAATGTCACAAGTGTGTACCATTTGGCATATACATCACGTTACTAA
- a CDS encoding YitT family protein: protein MKKCVKDLAMILVGSFLFAAAVNMFVIPLEFGEGGVTGLSIIFYYLFEIAPWLTNLVLNAILLLVGYKYLDKKTTIYTVVAVASNSLFLHLTTTWVVNVHELIIGAIFAGIIIGIGIGLVLRAGGTTAGSAILGRIANKYLDWNVSYAILFFDLIVVFASYFIIGAEKLMFTIVMLYVATKVMDFVIEGLNTKKAVTIISSCKDDIAEEINHTLDRGVTILNGRGHYSKESKEILYAVIQKQELMRLKKIIKKIDRDAFVVVHDVRDVFGEGFVNI, encoded by the coding sequence GTGAAAAAATGTGTAAAAGATTTAGCGATGATTCTAGTTGGTTCTTTTTTATTTGCCGCAGCAGTGAACATGTTTGTCATTCCGCTTGAATTTGGTGAAGGCGGTGTCACGGGGCTGTCCATCATTTTTTATTATTTGTTTGAAATAGCACCGTGGCTGACGAACCTTGTGTTGAATGCAATCTTATTACTTGTGGGATATAAATACTTGGACAAAAAGACCACGATTTATACGGTGGTTGCCGTTGCAAGTAACTCCCTATTTTTACACCTGACCACAACATGGGTCGTGAATGTACACGAATTGATCATTGGAGCGATTTTTGCAGGAATTATCATCGGAATTGGGATTGGTCTTGTGCTCAGAGCTGGTGGAACAACGGCGGGTTCTGCCATTCTCGGAAGAATTGCCAACAAGTATTTAGACTGGAACGTGAGCTATGCTATCTTGTTCTTTGATCTGATCGTTGTATTTGCTTCCTATTTTATTATTGGTGCAGAAAAATTAATGTTTACCATTGTGATGCTGTACGTGGCGACAAAGGTGATGGACTTCGTGATAGAAGGACTTAACACGAAAAAGGCAGTGACGATTATTTCTTCATGCAAAGATGATATTGCGGAAGAAATCAATCACACCTTAGATCGAGGCGTAACGATTTTAAACGGGCGTGGTCACTATTCAAAGGAATCGAAGGAAATTCTTTACGCAGTCATTCAAAAGCAGGAGCTCATGCGCCTCAAGAAAATTATTAAGAAAATTGATCGAGATGCATTCGTTGTTGTCCATGACGTACGTGATGTGTTCGGAGAAGGATTTGTGAATATATAA